One bacterium DNA window includes the following coding sequences:
- a CDS encoding RodZ domain-containing protein, translating to MSNKVGEILRKRRELESMPLEDVETQTMIAKKYIIALETGDYDTFPGKVYAKGFLRNYANFIGFSEKEINDLSSQYDLEWQEAHFDHSLSVTKTDEKRPSALKTNRFLYMIIFILVICFSGFLIFYFIKQKNLHQEVTLAPGKLLEENMFKPEDIVKKIESVKENEEKQSMNNYKEEEEVILEAFADEKVWLYATIDGKKKHEILLAPEQTVKWRAQKEIFLTIGNAGGVVFKLNDEYKGALGKKGEVKKILVTAKGFDFIKTQQAIIPQKEEPISTSSVTSIGTTSPPPVPPPVPENPPILMPTE from the coding sequence ATGAGTAATAAAGTTGGTGAAATTTTAAGAAAAAGACGCGAATTAGAATCAATGCCATTAGAAGATGTTGAGACACAAACAATGATTGCCAAGAAATATATAATCGCATTAGAAACTGGTGATTACGATACCTTCCCAGGAAAAGTCTATGCGAAAGGGTTCTTGCGCAATTACGCTAATTTCATTGGATTTAGTGAAAAGGAAATAAATGATTTATCCTCACAATATGATTTAGAATGGCAAGAAGCCCATTTTGACCATTCATTATCAGTAACAAAAACGGATGAAAAACGACCTTCGGCTTTAAAAACTAATAGGTTCCTCTATATGATTATATTTATATTAGTCATATGTTTTTCTGGATTTTTAATCTTTTATTTTATAAAACAAAAAAATCTACATCAAGAAGTAACCCTTGCCCCTGGTAAATTATTAGAAGAAAATATGTTCAAACCAGAAGATATTGTAAAAAAGATAGAAAGTGTTAAAGAAAATGAGGAAAAACAATCAATGAATAATTATAAAGAGGAAGAAGAGGTTATCTTAGAGGCATTTGCCGATGAGAAAGTTTGGTTGTATGCGACGATTGATGGTAAAAAAAAGCATGAGATTCTTTTAGCACCAGAGCAAACGGTAAAATGGCGTGCCCAAAAAGAGATATTTTTAACGATTGGAAATGCTGGCGGAGTAGTATTCAAATTGAACGATGAATATAAAGGTGCATTAGGGAAAAAAGGAGAGGTGAAAAAAATATTAGTTACTGCTAAAGGTTTTGACTTCATAAAAACTCAGCAGGCGATTATCCCCCAAAAAGAAGAACCAATAAGCACCTCTTCTGTGACCTCCATTGGCACTACTTCACCACCACCAGTACCACCACCAGTCCCTGAAAATCCACCGATTTTGATGCCAACAGAATAG